One Streptomyces hundungensis DNA segment encodes these proteins:
- a CDS encoding DMT family transporter has protein sequence MTTATTPAQNVAAVPRVDIVLLGVALASVSLSAPLIAATAAPALAIAFWRNALAVGVLTPVAWFKHRARLRALTRREVGLTVGAGALLALHFGLWLPSLSMTSVASSTALCTTTPIWTTLALRLRGHRPPALVWSGTLAACVGVVLLTGVDLTLSPRALAGDALALGGGIAAAGYVLLGAEVRKSVATVPYTYLCYGTAAAGLLAATLVSGADLTSYDAGTWAKLGLLTLAAQLLGHSLLNRVVASLGPSVTSTAILLETPGAALIAALWLGQEPPVLAYPALAVILAGLALVVRAGRGA, from the coding sequence GTGACCACTGCCACCACCCCCGCTCAGAACGTCGCCGCCGTCCCGCGCGTCGACATCGTCCTGCTCGGTGTCGCCCTCGCCAGCGTCTCGCTGTCCGCGCCGCTGATCGCCGCGACCGCGGCGCCCGCGCTCGCCATCGCCTTCTGGCGCAACGCCCTCGCGGTGGGCGTGCTGACCCCGGTGGCCTGGTTCAAGCACCGCGCCCGGCTGCGCGCGCTGACCCGGCGCGAGGTGGGCCTGACCGTCGGCGCGGGCGCCCTGCTCGCGCTGCACTTCGGGCTGTGGCTGCCGAGCCTGAGCATGACGAGCGTCGCCTCCTCGACCGCGCTGTGCACCACCACCCCGATCTGGACGACCCTCGCGCTGCGGCTGCGCGGCCACCGCCCCCCGGCCCTGGTGTGGAGCGGCACCCTGGCCGCGTGCGTCGGCGTCGTACTGCTCACCGGCGTCGACCTCACCCTGTCGCCGCGCGCCCTTGCCGGCGACGCGCTCGCCCTCGGCGGCGGCATCGCGGCCGCCGGTTACGTCCTGCTCGGCGCCGAGGTCCGCAAGAGCGTGGCCACGGTGCCCTACACCTACCTCTGCTACGGCACGGCCGCCGCCGGACTCCTCGCGGCCACCCTCGTCAGCGGGGCCGACCTCACCTCGTACGACGCGGGGACCTGGGCGAAGCTCGGGCTGCTCACGCTCGCCGCCCAGCTTCTGGGGCACTCGCTGCTCAACCGGGTGGTGGCGAGCCTCGGCCCGTCGGTCACCTCCACCGCGATCCTGCTGGAGACCCCCGGCGCCGCCCTGATCGCCGCGCTCTGGCTCGGACAGGAGCCTCCGGTGCTCGCCTACCCGGCCCTCGCGGTGATCCTGGCCGGGCTCGCCCTGGTCGTACGGGCGGGCCGCGGCGCCTGA
- a CDS encoding MFS transporter: MRQGTDPLDDGAGTGGLLRQPKAVWATAGASVVAFMGIGLVDPILPSIAKGLDATPSQVSLLFTSYFLITAVAMLVTGFVSSRIGGKKTLLAGLALVVVFAALAGTSNSVGELVGFRAGWGLGNALFVSTALAVIVGAAAGGSAAAILLYESALGLGMACGPLLGAVLGDMKWRYPFFGTAALMAIGFLAITVFLKEQPKPARKTSLLDPLKALGHGGLASAAASAFFYNYAFFTVLAFTPFVLNMSPYKSGGVFFAWGVLLAVFSVLVAPRLQERFGSLKVLGGSLVLLAADLIVLGYGNHTTAVAATVASGAFIGLNNTVYTELALGVSDAPRPVASAGYNFVRWFAAAAAPYFAPKIEEWSDLHIPFVVAAGAAVVGAGIVWVRRGVLTREVAGLRPGHAVEDGVSVFAN, encoded by the coding sequence ATGCGGCAAGGAACGGACCCTCTCGACGACGGCGCCGGGACCGGCGGCCTCCTGCGTCAGCCCAAGGCGGTCTGGGCGACCGCGGGCGCCTCGGTCGTCGCCTTCATGGGCATCGGCCTGGTCGACCCGATCCTGCCCTCCATCGCCAAGGGCCTGGACGCCACGCCCAGCCAGGTGTCCCTGCTCTTCACCTCGTACTTCCTGATCACCGCGGTCGCCATGCTGGTCACCGGATTCGTGTCGAGCCGGATCGGCGGCAAGAAGACGCTGCTGGCGGGGCTCGCCCTGGTGGTCGTCTTCGCGGCCCTCGCGGGCACCTCGAACTCGGTCGGCGAACTCGTCGGCTTCCGGGCCGGCTGGGGGCTCGGCAACGCGCTGTTCGTCTCCACCGCGCTCGCCGTCATCGTGGGCGCCGCGGCGGGCGGCAGCGCGGCGGCGATCCTGCTGTACGAGTCCGCGCTCGGGCTCGGCATGGCGTGCGGGCCGCTGCTCGGCGCGGTCCTCGGCGACATGAAGTGGCGCTACCCGTTCTTCGGCACGGCCGCCCTCATGGCGATCGGCTTCCTCGCGATCACGGTGTTCCTGAAGGAGCAGCCGAAGCCCGCGCGCAAGACGTCACTGCTCGATCCGCTCAAGGCGTTGGGCCACGGCGGGCTGGCCTCGGCCGCGGCGTCCGCCTTCTTCTACAACTACGCGTTCTTCACGGTGCTCGCCTTCACCCCGTTCGTCCTGAACATGTCGCCGTACAAGTCGGGCGGCGTCTTCTTCGCCTGGGGTGTGCTGCTCGCGGTGTTCTCGGTGCTCGTCGCGCCGCGGCTCCAGGAACGGTTCGGCTCCCTGAAGGTGCTCGGCGGATCGCTGGTGCTGCTCGCCGCGGACCTGATCGTGCTCGGCTACGGCAACCACACCACGGCGGTCGCCGCGACGGTCGCCTCCGGCGCCTTCATCGGCCTCAACAACACGGTGTACACGGAACTGGCGCTCGGCGTCTCGGACGCGCCCCGGCCGGTGGCGAGCGCGGGCTACAACTTCGTCCGCTGGTTCGCGGCGGCCGCGGCGCCGTACTTCGCGCCGAAGATCGAGGAGTGGAGCGACCTCCACATCCCGTTCGTGGTGGCGGCCGGGGCGGCGGTCGTGGGTGCGGGGATCGTCTGGGTGCGGCGGGGGGTGCTCACGCGGGAGGTGGCGGGGCTTCGGCCGGGGCATGCGGTGGAGGACGGGGTTTCTGTTTTTGCGAATTGA
- a CDS encoding suppressor of fused domain protein has protein sequence MVDVLALVEARLRTALGEPDARAAVTFLGTDRIEVLRFTDGDIVRYATLGMSAQPMADPTAALADPVKGPRAELVLSVRAGLADTDKVLRPLAVLAASPQVEGVVVAPGASLDLGEPLWPGAAFGSVLVAEPGGLIEDLELDAPMDPVRFLPLLPMTANEAAWKRVRGAAELEGRWLARGTDLRDPLRPSVPLD, from the coding sequence ATGGTTGATGTTCTTGCTCTGGTCGAGGCCCGTTTGCGCACCGCGCTGGGCGAACCGGACGCGCGCGCGGCGGTCACCTTCCTCGGTACGGACCGCATCGAGGTGCTGCGGTTCACCGACGGCGACATCGTCCGGTACGCCACGCTCGGCATGTCAGCCCAGCCGATGGCCGACCCCACCGCCGCGCTCGCCGACCCGGTGAAGGGGCCGCGGGCCGAGCTGGTCCTCTCGGTACGCGCCGGGCTCGCCGACACCGACAAGGTGCTGCGCCCGCTCGCCGTGCTGGCCGCGTCCCCGCAGGTCGAGGGCGTGGTGGTGGCGCCGGGGGCCTCGCTCGACCTCGGCGAACCGCTCTGGCCGGGGGCCGCGTTCGGCTCGGTGCTGGTCGCCGAGCCGGGCGGCCTGATCGAGGACCTGGAGCTCGACGCTCCTATGGACCCGGTGCGCTTCTTGCCGCTGCTTCCCATGACGGCGAATGAGGCGGCGTGGAAGCGGGTTCGGGGGGCGGCGGAGTTGGAGGGGCGGTGGTTGGCGCGGGGCACGGACCTCCGCGACCCGCTCCGCCCCTCCGTCCCCCTGGACTGA
- a CDS encoding magnesium and cobalt transport protein CorA, with the protein MSMIRDLRAVVRPALRKTSTPYNGYDTTRDPSASSAVVDCAVYRDGRRVQSVEETSCLTPREAMRRVREGGGFVWIGLHEPTEAEFAGIAAEFGLHPLAVEDAVHAHQRPKLERYDDTLFTVFKTIHYVEHAELTATSEVVETGEVMCFTGPDFVITVRHGGQGSLRALRKRLQDDPELLSKGPSAVLHAIADQVVDGYLAVVDAVQDDIDEVEIEVFSAPAKGSPRGVDAGRIYQLKREVLEFKRAVSPLLRPMQLLSERPMRLVDPDIQKYFRDVADHLARVQEQVVGFDELLNSILQANLAQASVAQNEDMRKITSWAAIIAVPTMVCGVYGMNFDHMPELHWKYGYPISMGLVAVACFAIHRTLKRNGWL; encoded by the coding sequence ATGTCGATGATTCGTGACCTGCGCGCCGTGGTCCGCCCCGCGCTGCGCAAGACCAGCACCCCGTACAACGGCTACGACACCACCCGCGACCCCTCGGCGAGCAGCGCCGTCGTGGACTGCGCGGTCTACCGGGACGGGCGGCGCGTCCAGTCCGTCGAGGAGACGTCCTGTCTGACACCGCGTGAGGCGATGCGCCGGGTGCGCGAGGGCGGCGGCTTCGTGTGGATCGGTCTGCACGAGCCGACGGAGGCCGAATTCGCCGGTATCGCGGCCGAGTTCGGGCTGCACCCGCTGGCCGTGGAGGACGCGGTCCACGCCCACCAGCGGCCGAAGCTGGAACGTTACGACGACACCCTGTTCACCGTCTTCAAGACGATCCACTACGTGGAGCACGCCGAGCTCACCGCGACCAGCGAGGTCGTGGAGACCGGCGAGGTGATGTGCTTCACCGGGCCGGACTTCGTGATCACGGTCCGGCACGGCGGCCAGGGCTCGCTGCGCGCCCTGCGCAAGCGCCTCCAGGACGACCCGGAACTCCTGTCCAAGGGCCCCTCGGCCGTCCTGCACGCCATCGCCGACCAGGTCGTCGACGGCTATCTGGCCGTGGTGGACGCGGTGCAGGACGACATCGACGAGGTCGAGATCGAGGTGTTCTCGGCCCCGGCCAAGGGCAGCCCGCGCGGGGTGGACGCCGGCCGGATCTACCAACTCAAGCGCGAGGTACTGGAGTTCAAGCGGGCCGTCTCGCCGCTGCTGCGTCCCATGCAGCTCCTGAGCGAGCGGCCGATGCGTCTGGTCGACCCGGACATCCAGAAGTACTTCCGTGATGTGGCCGACCACCTCGCCCGCGTCCAGGAGCAGGTCGTCGGCTTCGACGAACTGCTCAACTCCATCCTCCAGGCCAACCTCGCGCAGGCGTCCGTCGCCCAGAACGAGGACATGCGCAAGATCACGTCCTGGGCGGCGATCATCGCCGTACCGACGATGGTGTGCGGGGTGTACGGCATGAACTTCGACCACATGCCGGAGCTGCACTGGAAGTACGGCTACCCGATCTCGATGGGCCTGGTGGCCGTGGCGTGCTTCGCCATCCACCGCACGCTCAAGCGCAACGGCTGGCTCTGA